One Cicer arietinum cultivar CDC Frontier isolate Library 1 chromosome 8, Cicar.CDCFrontier_v2.0, whole genome shotgun sequence DNA segment encodes these proteins:
- the LOC101491734 gene encoding aminopeptidase P1 — protein sequence MADTLSALRSLMASHSPPLHALVVPSEDYHQSEYVSGRDKRRQFVSGFTGSAGLALITKDEALLWTDGRYFLQAEQQLSDQWKLMRMAEDPAVDIWMADNLPKDAAIGVDPWCISIDTAQRWERAFAKNQQKLVQTTKNLVDEVWTNRPPAEINAVTVQPLKFAGRSVTDKLKDLRKKLVQEHARGIIFTTLDEVAWLYNIRGNDVAYCPVVHAFAIVTSNSAFIYLDTRKLSIEVKTHLEENGIEIKEYTSVSFDVALLATDELDSVSTGTLAEVSKESAKIPSETHKSVNGKHQAGENSSNFIWADPGSCCFALYSKLNPDTVLLQQSPLALPKALKNPVELDGLRKAHIRDGAAVVQYLVWLDKKMQEIYGASGYFLEENSVKKEKHLKPLKLTEVTVSDKLEEFRASKEHFRGLSFPTISSVGPNAAIIHYSPQADTCAELDPDKIYLFDSGAQYLDGTTDITRTVHFGRPSDHEKSCYTAVLKGHIALGNAKFPNGTNGHTLDILARIPLWNYGLDYRHGTGHGIGSYLNVHEGPQLISFRIRNVPLQSSMTVTDEPGYYEDGEFGIRLENVLIVKEADTKFNFGDKGYLSFEHITWAPYQTKLIDLNLLNPEEINWLNSYHSKCRDILAPYLDEAENAWLKKATQPVAV from the exons GTTTGGCACTTATAACAAAGGATGAAGCATTGCTTTGGACCGATGGACGTTATTTTTTGCAGGCTGAACAACAACTTAGTGATCAGTGGAAACTGATGCGTATGGCCGAAGATCCTGCTGTAGATATATGGATGGCTGAT AACTTGCCAAAAGATGCAGCCATTGGGGTTGACCCTTGGTGCATTTCAATTGATACTGCTCAACGATGGGAACGTGCTTTTGCCAAAAACCAGCAGAAGCTGGTCCAAACTACAAAAAATTTGGTAGATGAAGTTTGGACAAATCGTCCACCAGCAGAGATTAATGCGGTCACTGTACAGCCATTAAAGTTTGCAGGCCGTTCTGTCACAGATAAGTTGAAAGATTTGAGAAAAAAGCTTGTACAGGAGCATGCTCGAGGAATAATTTTTACAACACTCGACGAA GTTGCATGGCTGTATAATATTCGTGGAAATGATGTGGCATATTGTCCGGTTGTTCATGCATTTGCTATTGTGACATCCAATTCTGCCTTCATTTATTTGGACACACGAAAGTTGTCTATTGAG GTAAAAACTCATTTAGAGGAGAATGGAATTGAAATCAAAGAGTATACATCAGTAAGCTTTGACGTGGCATTACTTGCGACTGATGAGCTTGATTCCGTGTCTACTGGTACTCTTGCTGAAGTTTCGAAGGAATCTGCAAAGATTCCCAGTGAAACCCATAAGAGCGTAAATGGTAAACATCAAGCAGGAGAAAATAGTAGCAACTTCATATGGGCTGATCCAGGTTCATGCTGCTTTGCTTTGTATTCAAAACTGAATCCTGATACAGTTCTCTTGCAGCAATCACCTCTGGCTCTTCCAAAAGCTTTAAAG AACCCAGTGGAATTGGATGGGTTAAGAAAGGCACATATTCGGGATGGTGCGGCTGTTGTGCAATATCTTGTTTGGCTGGATAAGAAG ATGCAAGAAATTTATGGAGCATCTGGATACTTTTTAGAGGAGAATTCTGTTAAAAAGGAGAAACATTT GAAACCCTTGAAATTGACTGAGGTGACTGTAAGTGACAAGCTTGAAGAGTTCCGAGCATCAAAAGAG CATTTCAGAGGATTGAGTTTCCCTACTATTTCTTCCGTTGGCCCAAATGCCGCTATTATTCATTATTCTCCACAGGCAGACACATGTGCCGAGCTTGATCCAgacaaaatttatctttttgatTCTGGAGCCCAG TATCTGGATGGAACAACAGATATTACACGAACAGTTCATTTTGGGAGACCTTCGGATCATGAAAAATCATGTTATACAGCA GTCCTAAAGGGTCACATTGCTCTGGGAAATGCTAAATTTCCTAATGGGACAAATG GTCACACGCTTGATATTCTTGCTCGAATTCCTTTGTGGAACTATGGCCTTGATTATCGACATGGAACTGGTCACGGTATTGGGTCCTACCTGAATGTCCATGAAG GACCTCAATTAATCAGTTTCAGAATACGAAATGTACCACTGCAATCTTCCATGACTGTTACAGATG AACCTGGTTACTATGAGGATGGAGAATTTGGGATACGATTGGAGAATGTGCTTATTGTCAAGGAGGCtgatacaaaatttaattttggtgATAAAGGTTACTTGTCTTTTGAGCATATTACCTGG GCACCATACCAAACGAAGCTGATTGACCTGAACCTTCTAAATCCAGAAGAGATAAATTGGTTGAACTCCTATCATTCCAAGTGTAGAGATATTTTGGCGCCATATTTGGATGAAGCTGAAAATGCATGGCTGAAGAAAGCCACTCAACCTGTCGCTGTGTGA